The region GAGATTCGTTTCTTTGAAACGAAAGAATGCATCATACGTTAGGAGGTTTCTATGAGCATCAAATGGGATGATAAATACAAATTACATATTTCAGGCGTGGATGATCAGCATAAACGACTTTTTCAATTGCTTGCGGAAAGTGAAAAACTGTATTCAAATAATAAAGGCAACCTAATAAACAATATTCCAGAAATTAAAAAAGCACTCCTAGAAGTGGAGCAATATACGATCACTCATTTTATAATGGAAGAGCGTGCGATGGAAGATACGGGCTATCCTGATTTCGAATCTCATAAAGCACAGCACTTGCAGTTCATTGCTACTACGCAGGAATTCCTCTTGAAATTAAATTCTGATGAAATTATGAATGACGAAATTAAGTTAGATGATTTTCTTCTGAGATTATTAACGTTTTTAAGCCATTGGATAACAAATCATATCCAAATTAAAGACATGGAAATCAAACCATTCGTTAAA is a window of Leptospiraceae bacterium DNA encoding:
- a CDS encoding hemerythrin family protein, whose product is MSIKWDDKYKLHISGVDDQHKRLFQLLAESEKLYSNNKGNLINNIPEIKKALLEVEQYTITHFIMEERAMEDTGYPDFESHKAQHLQFIATTQEFLLKLNSDEIMNDEIKLDDFLLRLLTFLSHWITNHIQIKDMEIKPFVKGL